Sequence from the Magnetococcales bacterium genome:
TTCTCCAAGGTCAATCCGGCACAGGGGCTGAAACGCATCTTCTCCTCCCGTTCCGTGATCGAACTGTTCAAATCGATCCTCAAGATGACCGTGGTCTCCCTGGCCGTCTACTGGAGCATCGAGGATCTGCGTCTGGAGATCGCCACACTGAGCGCCACCTCCCTGCCCTATGTGATCGAACTCATGACGGACCACACCATGGATATGGTCTGGCAGGTGACCATCGTCTTCATCGTGCTGGCGGTACTCGATTTCTCCTATCAGAAGTTCGACTATATCAAAGGGTTGCGCATGACCAAGCAGGAGGTCAAGGACGAGATGAAGCAGACGGAAGGCGACCCGCTGCTCAAGGGACGCATCCGTCAGATCCAGCGGGAGATGGCCCATCGCCGCATGATGCAGGAGGTGCCCAAAGCCGACGTGGTCATCACCAACCCGACCCATGTGGCGGTGGCGTTGCGTTACGTGCCCGGCCAGATGAGCGCCCCCCAGGTGACGGCCAAGGGGCGGGGCGTCGTCGCGGAACGCATTCGCGAACTGGCCCGGGAGAACCGCGTGCCCCTGGTGGAGAATCCCCCTCTGGCCCGCACCCTGCACCGGGATGTGGACATCGACCACTTCGTGCCGCCGGAGCTGTTCAAGGCGGTGGCCGAGGTGCTGGCCTACGTTTACGGACTGAAAAACCGTCGCGCCCAACGCGCCGCTTGACCGGTTATCCACCCGTGTCGCAACAATATAATCCCTTTATCCCGCGACAACCCTTGCATCCGATCCATTGAGCATGGAACCTTCTGCCGTTTACCATCAGGCGGTGGCGATGTTGGCCCGCCGCCCGTTCAGCATCCGGGAGTTGACCCGGCGTCTGCTGGCCAAGGGAGCCGACGAGGCCTCCGTCGAACAGGCCATCCGGCGTTGCCGGGAACTGGGCTACCTGAACGATGCGGACTACGCGCTGAATCTGGCCAAACGACGGCTGGAACGGCGTGGGCCGATGGCCATCCGGGCGGAGATGCGCCAGCGCGGCATCGACGAGGAAGAGGCCCGCGAGGCGCTGCATCAGGCCATGGAGGGTATCGACCTGCGGGAAGAGGCCCGGCGCATCCTGGAAAAACGTTTTGGCGAAACGCCGCCCGCCGATGCCCGGGAGCGGCGCAGACGACAGGCCTTTCTGGCCCGACGCGGCTTTGACGGCACCATCATCCTGGAGCTGCTTCAGGACTGAAAACGACGAGAAGACTATGACCGGCAACGACATTCGCAAACGCTTCCTCGCTTTTTTCGCCCGCCACGGACACGCCATCGTGCCCTCGTCCGGGCTGATTCCGCGCAACGACCCCACCCTGCTATTCACCAACGCGGGCATGGTTCAGTTCAAGAGCGTCTTTCTGGGGGAGGAGAAGCGGGAAAACCGCCGCGCCGTCTCCGTGCAGAAGTGCGTGCGTGCCGGGGGCAAACACAACGACCTGGAAAATGTCGGGCGCACCGCCCGTCACCACGTCTTCTTCGAGATGTTGGGCAACTTCTCTTTCGGCGACTATTTCAAGGAGGGGGCCATCACCCTGGCCTGGGAGTTCGTCACCGGAGAGCTGGGCCTGCCGGTGGAGCATCTGCTGGCCACGGTCCACGCCGACGACCACGAAGCCTATCGCCTGTGGCGCGAGGTGGTGGGACTGCCCGAGGAGAAGGTCATTCGCATCGGCACCAGCGACAATTTCTGGTCCATGGGCCCCACCGGGCCCTGCGGGCCCTGTTCCGAGATCTTCTACGACTTCGGTCCCGAGATCCCCGGCGGCCCTCCGGGCTCCCCGGATCAGGACGGCGACCGCTTCATCGAGATCTGGAACCTGGTATTCATGCAGTACAATCGCGATGAAGCGGGCCGGATGACCCCTCTGCCCAACCCTTGCATCGACACCGGGGCGGGGCTGGAACGCATCGCCACCATTCTGCAGGGTCGGCACAACAACTTCGATTCGGACCTGTTCCAACCTCTGATTCAGGCCGCCGCGCGTCTGACGGGCGTGGCCTACGGCAGCGGCGAAAACAGCGATGTCTCCCTGCGGGTCATCGCCGATCACATCCGCGCCATCTGTTTTCTCATCGCCGAAGGGGTGCTGCCCTCCAACGAGGGACGGGGCTACGTGCTGCGGCGCATCATGCGCCGGGCCATGCGTCATGGCCGGCTGCTGGGTCTGGAGACCCCCTTCCTGCACCGGCTGGTGCCGGTGTTGACCGGGCTCATGGGTGACGATTACCCCGAATTGGCGCAACAACAGCGCACCCTCTCCATGGTCATCGAGACCGAAGAGCGCCGTTTCGCCACCACCCTGGGTTCCGGACTGAAACTCCTCGGCGAGGCCCTGTCCCACGTCGCGGAGGGGGGACAACTGGATGGGGAGACGGTCTTCACCCTTTACGACACCTACGGCTTTCCGGTGGATCTGACCGCCGACATCGCTCGGGATCGTCAGATCAGCCTCGACATGGCCGGTTTCCAGGAGCGCATGAACGCGCAACGCAAACGGGCGCGCGCCGCCTGGGCCGGATCCGGGGATGAACGGGTCTCCGCACTGTTCCACGACTGGAAGGAGCGGCACGGCGCCGGCGAATTCCTGGGATACACCACGGAAAGCGTGCAGGGCACGATTCTGGCCCTGGGACGACAGGGTGCGGAACTCCCGCATCTCGACGCCGGGGAAGAGGGTTTCCTGCTCTGCAACCAGACCCCCTTCTACGGGGAATCGGGCGGTCAGGTGGGGGATCGGGGTCTCATTCGCGGGGAGAACGCCCTGTTCCAGGTCACCGACACCAAAAAGCCCCTGCCGGATCTGATCGTGCATTACGGCAAGGTGGTCGAAGGGCGTTTCACCGCCGATCAGGCGGTCTCCCTGGAGGTGGATCCCACCCATCGGCAGGCGGTGCGCCGTCACCACTCCGCCACCCATCTGATGCATCACACCCTGCGCCGCATTCTGGGCAGCCACGTCAAGCAGGCGGGCTCGATGGTGGCTGCGGACCGGCTGCGTTTCGACTTCTCCCACTTTCAGGCGTTGACGCCGGAGGAGCTGGCTGCCGTCGAAGAGCAGGTCAACGCCGCCATCTGGAGCAACGCCACCCAGGAGACGGTGGTCATGACTCCCGACGAGGCGGTGGCCACCGGGGCCATGGCTCTCTTCGGCGAAAAATACGGTGACGAGGTGCGGGTGGTGCGCCTGGGCGAAAGCACGGAACTCTGCGGCGGCACCCATGTGGGGGCCACCGGGGAGATCGGGTTGTTCCGCATCGTCTCCGAAGGCGCGGTAGCCGCCGGGGTGCGTCGTCTGCAGGCGGTATGCGGCCCTCAGGCGCGGCAAACCCTGC
This genomic interval carries:
- the flhB gene encoding flagellar biosynthesis protein FlhB, whose protein sequence is MADDSDKHSKTEDPTSKRLEDARKKGQVPNSREVGTALLFLAAILLFALQGKTLWEALQGKMHFLLSGQIQDDLTETGLVVLARELVVSMLWDLAPFFGLFVAFGVLGSLFQHGWIISLESLQPKFSKVNPAQGLKRIFSSRSVIELFKSILKMTVVSLAVYWSIEDLRLEIATLSATSLPYVIELMTDHTMDMVWQVTIVFIVLAVLDFSYQKFDYIKGLRMTKQEVKDEMKQTEGDPLLKGRIRQIQREMAHRRMMQEVPKADVVITNPTHVAVALRYVPGQMSAPQVTAKGRGVVAERIRELARENRVPLVENPPLARTLHRDVDIDHFVPPELFKAVAEVLAYVYGLKNRRAQRAA
- the alaS gene encoding alanine--tRNA ligase — translated: MTGNDIRKRFLAFFARHGHAIVPSSGLIPRNDPTLLFTNAGMVQFKSVFLGEEKRENRRAVSVQKCVRAGGKHNDLENVGRTARHHVFFEMLGNFSFGDYFKEGAITLAWEFVTGELGLPVEHLLATVHADDHEAYRLWREVVGLPEEKVIRIGTSDNFWSMGPTGPCGPCSEIFYDFGPEIPGGPPGSPDQDGDRFIEIWNLVFMQYNRDEAGRMTPLPNPCIDTGAGLERIATILQGRHNNFDSDLFQPLIQAAARLTGVAYGSGENSDVSLRVIADHIRAICFLIAEGVLPSNEGRGYVLRRIMRRAMRHGRLLGLETPFLHRLVPVLTGLMGDDYPELAQQQRTLSMVIETEERRFATTLGSGLKLLGEALSHVAEGGQLDGETVFTLYDTYGFPVDLTADIARDRQISLDMAGFQERMNAQRKRARAAWAGSGDERVSALFHDWKERHGAGEFLGYTTESVQGTILALGRQGAELPHLDAGEEGFLLCNQTPFYGESGGQVGDRGLIRGENALFQVTDTKKPLPDLIVHYGKVVEGRFTADQAVSLEVDPTHRQAVRRHHSATHLMHHTLRRILGSHVKQAGSMVAADRLRFDFSHFQALTPEELAAVEEQVNAAIWSNATQETVVMTPDEAVATGAMALFGEKYGDEVRVVRLGESTELCGGTHVGATGEIGLFRIVSEGAVAAGVRRLQAVCGPQARQTLLEDNAALKRVASVLKSPLDGIDSSLERLLARVKELEKELEQLRAAATGDLAGSLAARVRSVGSLPFLAVTVENSDLKELRELMDRLKDQLVSGVILLGAVVEDKAVLLAGVTKDLTARVQAGEMMKRACLPVEGKGGGRPDLAQGGGPRADRLPEALSCVETWLRQLEGV
- a CDS encoding regulatory protein RecX: MEPSAVYHQAVAMLARRPFSIRELTRRLLAKGADEASVEQAIRRCRELGYLNDADYALNLAKRRLERRGPMAIRAEMRQRGIDEEEAREALHQAMEGIDLREEARRILEKRFGETPPADARERRRRQAFLARRGFDGTIILELLQD